Proteins from a genomic interval of Pirellulales bacterium:
- a CDS encoding trypsin-like peptidase domain-containing protein → MPRHRSSFFVAGALLATGLAIGLLLHYPTAGHAQRGDGPAASLTAREQQFELLAREVDQFQRQANILKTVIKLVSPSVVHIDAERIEALGRSRRGLIEEAGSGVIVDMAGKNYVLTNRHVIKNHNKTDIKIRLYDNHEMHPQQIWSDPDTDIALMLVDGDDLVPARIGNSDQLEIGDAVLAMGSPFGLSRSVTSGIISAKGRRDLKLGEQGVRLQDFLQTDAAINPGNSGGPLINMRGEVVGMNTAIVSNSGGFEGIGFSIPINMVMMVARHLVEKGVVVRAFLGVTYDKDFDAAMAARLGLPRPYGARIEGLTEGGPAEAANLRVDDVILKFNGVPVDDGDHLVNIVSMTEVGKAVPVVVWRGGHEIQLTAKVGDAARFRKSSVVDTPR, encoded by the coding sequence ATGCCTCGCCACCGATCTTCGTTTTTCGTCGCGGGCGCTCTGCTCGCGACCGGTTTGGCCATCGGGCTGCTACTGCACTACCCCACGGCCGGTCATGCCCAACGCGGCGACGGCCCCGCCGCCTCGCTGACGGCGCGCGAGCAGCAATTCGAATTGCTGGCCCGCGAAGTCGACCAGTTCCAGCGGCAGGCCAACATTCTCAAAACGGTCATCAAGCTGGTCAGTCCGTCGGTCGTTCATATCGACGCCGAGAGGATCGAAGCCCTGGGCCGCTCGCGCCGCGGACTGATCGAAGAGGCTGGCTCGGGCGTGATTGTCGACATGGCGGGCAAGAACTACGTCCTCACGAATCGCCACGTCATCAAGAACCACAATAAAACAGATATCAAGATCCGCCTGTACGACAACCACGAAATGCACCCGCAGCAGATCTGGTCCGATCCCGACACCGATATCGCCCTGATGCTCGTCGACGGCGACGATCTGGTGCCCGCACGGATCGGCAACAGCGATCAGCTCGAGATCGGCGACGCGGTGCTGGCCATGGGCAGTCCGTTCGGACTCAGCCGCTCAGTCACGTCGGGCATCATTAGCGCCAAGGGGCGCCGCGATCTGAAGCTGGGCGAACAAGGAGTCCGGCTGCAAGACTTCTTGCAGACCGACGCGGCGATCAACCCCGGCAATAGCGGCGGCCCACTGATCAACATGCGCGGCGAGGTGGTCGGTATGAACACGGCCATCGTCAGCAACTCGGGCGGCTTCGAAGGAATCGGCTTCAGCATTCCCATCAATATGGTGATGATGGTTGCCCGCCATCTCGTGGAAAAAGGCGTGGTCGTGCGGGCCTTCTTGGGCGTGACGTACGACAAGGATTTTGATGCCGCCATGGCGGCCCGACTCGGCCTGCCACGTCCGTACGGTGCACGCATCGAAGGACTGACCGAGGGAGGCCCCGCCGAGGCGGCGAACTTGCGCGTCGACGACGTGATACTCAAATTCAACGGCGTCCCGGTCGACGACGGCGACCACCTGGTCAATATCGTCAGCATGACCGAGGTCGGCAAAGCCGTGCCCGTTGTCGTCTGGCGTGGCGGACACGAAATTCAACTCACGGCCAAGGTCGGCGATGCCGCCCGCTTCCGCAAGTCTTCGGTCGTCGACACACCGCGGTAA